The genome window GCACTTCCGTAATGTCCTGTCTTTGTCGACAGCCATTGCTGCGGAAGTGCCTGATTCTATATGGGCTTGAATCATGATTAGGGAGGAACGTGATGTATGGGCATAAACCCGTCCAGTGAGCCCGAGGTTATGGGATATCAACGAGGACAAGCTGCATTGCAAAATGCCAAGACTCCGCGAACGCTTTGGCGTAATGTTACCTTTCGGAGGATATTGTACGGCTATGGTATCTCCGTATTCGGGGATTGCTTTAATGGGATTGCGATCAGTCTGTGGGTGTTACAGACCACAGGGAGTGCGAAGAGCATGGCGGCCGTACAGATCTGCAATATGGCCGTCAGCTTTCTGTTTGGATCGGTGGCGGGTACGGTTGCAGACCGGTTGGATCGCAGGAAGCTGATGCTGGCCTCGGATGTATTCCGCGGCGTCATGGCTGTACTGATTGCGATTAGCTTATTTGGTTGGCATGCGCCGTTCCCGGTGGTACTGCTGTTGCTCTCACTCTCCATGTTTTCAAGTCTGTTTCAGGCACCTGCATTCCACGCCTCAGTGGCAAGTATGGTAGGCAGGGAGCATATTCAACAAGCAACCGGAACCATTCATATGGTGGATAATCTTGCCCGAATCAGCGGTCTGGCCGCGGCGGGCGTTGCTGTGGCTGCATTTGGAGGATTCGTCGCTATATTAATTACAGGGGCAACCTTTCTGTTGTCCGCAGTCTGTGTGCTGATGGCGGGCCACTTTCCTGAAGTACAGCGATCCGTTAGTCAGCAGACCACGTTTGTTCAGGAATGGCGCAGTTCGTTTGGCTACATCTATCGGAATCGTCTGATTCGATCCATTGTATTGCTCAATCCAGTGCTAATCTTGTTTTTCATGTCAGCCATGATGCTGGTTCAAGTGATGGCAGTTAAGGTATGGGAGGCGAATCCGGTACAGTTTGGATTAATTGAGACCTGTATTCCACTTGGATATATGATGGGCTCTGCACTGCTGATTGCTTCGGGGAAACGATTGAAGCGAAGAGGGAGATGGGTATTTATCGGTCTGATTGTTTTAGGCCCACTCTATATTTTTTTGGCGAATGTATCCTCACCAATCATGGCGTTGCCGTTAATCGTGGGCGGAGGAGCGATGTTCGCCTGCTGTACGATGCTCACCCAAATTATGCTGAGGACAGCCGTACCGGACGAGCTGCAAGGAAGGGTCTATGGCGTCGTTGGAACAATCACCAGTACAGCGCCTATTCTGGGATTGACTGTTGTCTCCGTATTGGCAGATCAGTGGGGGGCAGCTTCTGTGCTGCAAGGCGTGGGCATATTGCTGTTGGCCACAGGTATTCTGGCAGCCACAACATTGAAGTCGATTCGAACCTATCAATAAAACGTAGTAGGGAGTATGCATGATATGGATTGAACCACATGTACACATCGGTAGAGAGTGGGATAGAGGTAATCTTCGCAGCTTATGAAGAACCTAAGCATTCTGGCTAAGTTAAACAAAACAAAATAAAACAAAACCCGGAGCATACGCTGCGTTAGCGTAACTACTCCGGGTTAACTTGTGGACAGAATATTCTATTGCCAGTTTACATTTACAGTCGCTGTACCGCTGGCTGGTGTGGTAAATGTGTGGTTGGAACCACCTTCCCACGTAATGGTTGCCCCATTTTTCTTGAAGAATTTGAACTCCAGTTGTTTACCGGCAGGAACGCTCACATCATAGTACCAAGTTGGGTAGGCGTGGATAACCTGATTGAATGCAGGCCCAATAGCTGTTGTGCCCGTACTCCAGTTGCCCAGTTCTGCCACATTACCTGTCAGATAGATGTTCTGACCCAGTGTGGTGGAAGCGTTGTTAATGACGAATCGTACAGTGACCTGATCACCTGTAAGGATGGTGAAGTTGTTATAGGCATTGCTGTTGACGCCATTCGCAGCTACTTTCACAGCATAATTGCCTGCGGCAACAGCCGGGATCGTCACTTTGATCTGTGTATCTTCCCAGGATGCAATGGCTGCACCAGTAACGGCTGTTGTACCGAAGTATACGGTACCTTTGGTGGAGCCAAATCCACGTCCGCTAATCGTAACAACATTACCTGGTTTGCCCATCACCGGACCTACATGTCCAATCGTTGGTGTTGTTTCGCTTGTTGTATACTGCCAGACCGCGGTTGCCCCGGCAGCAAGCGTGAATGAAGAGACGGTACCATTGGTGGAAGTGATGTTATTACCGTTCAGTGCGCCGCCTAGTACATCGGTGTAGTTGCCTGTTGGCAGTGAAGTGCTTAGATTCGCAATGCTCGCTGGTGTGGAGAGATTACGGTTCACGGCAACAACAGCTACACTTTTGCCGAATTTGCGTTCATAGATATACACATCATTATTGATCCAGCGTTGCTGCGTGGAGCCGTAGGCAATAGCCGGATTGGATTTGCGAAGAGGGGCCAGCTTGCTGATGACGTTGAAGGCCGTTGTTGTTTTGGAGAAAGAAGGCATTTTGGCCCGATTGTCAGGGTCCCCGTTACCTGTCAGATACTGTTCGGTACCATAATAGATGGCAGGTACGCCGCGTGAAGTCAGCGTGAACGCCAGCGCCTGTTCCAGACGACGGTTATTGACGGCACTTGTTTTGAAGCGATCCATATCATGGTTGTCGATAAACGTAACTTGATCATTTACCTGATTATAATCTGCCGCTGTGCCTGTAATCATCGAATCGAGAGCATACATGTTGGATGTGTTATCCCGGAAGACGTTACGTACGGCAGAGTTAAAGCGGAAATCAAGCAGGCTCATCCCGGATTCATTGGCAAATTCCGTGTTATCCGCATCGGATGCAGCAGATCCCAGGAACCATTCACCGAAGGTGAATACAGGTTTATGTGCATAGATAGAGGACATCCAGCTCTTTTGCCAGCCGAGAGGCATATGTTTCACCGCATCAACACGAATCCCGTCCACGCCCATATCAAGCCATAGCTTGATTGCATCTTTGAAATATTGGTCAATGGTACTGTTATTATGATTCAGGTCAGCCAGGTCATAGAGGTTTTTGTAGATACCATTCTCCAGGGAGGAAAAATCGGAGCCGCCGTTGTGATGGAAATATCCATTTGTATCATTTGTGTATCCGCCAACAAGATTACCGTTATCGTACAACTTGCCGTTCTCAGCGAAGGACGTATCGGTTTCCATGGCAGGAGACGTATGGTTCGGTGCAAAGTCAATGACGATCTTGATGCCTTTGGCATGAGCGGTTGTAATCAGATTTTGAAAGTCAGCCATCGTTCCGAAATACGGATTGGTCTTCTTGAAATCACGTGCCCAGTAGCCATGATATGCTGTGTTGATAACGCCGCCATAGTTGATCGTGGCGAAGATATTCTCAACCGGCTGGGAGATCCACAATGCGGTAACGCCCAGATCGCTGAAATAGTTATCGTTGATTTTGTTAATCAGGCCCTGCCAGTCGCCTCCGCAATACAACTTCAGGTTGCTGCAAGTGGCATCGTAGGCAGCTCCGGTGGGATTGTTGGAAGGATTGCCGTCCAGGAAGCGGTCCGTAAAGATCTGATAGATGACGTCTGTACTGAAGTTCTGCTTGTTGGTAACTGCGGTATCCGCATCGGCATAGATCGCGGAAGCAGGCAGATAGGGAAGTGCGCCTCCTGCAAGTAAACTGAGTGTCAGTGTTGTGCTGAGGAGTACGCGTTTGGCCATTTGAAACATAGTAATCCACCCTTCTCGTGAATGTAGTAGTTTAGATAAACAACCAACCTGGCTTTTGAATAATAGCGCTTTCAATACAACGGAATGATACGCAGTGGATTGAAGACTTCCCTCCTTTTGACACGCCAACAACCCCGGCATCTCCTTCGGGAGTTACCGGGGTTGTCCTAAACCGCTCTGGTTTAAAAGCATGGCCCTCGAGTTATGATCACAACGTTATCGTAAGAAATAATGGATCTTATGTCAATAACTTTTTTGAGAGCATTTATTTTCTATTTTTATGTTTACAAAAGCACGTTCGCGCATTAAACTATTCGCAGATTCACAATATAAGGGCTATGTATCCCGGGACACGCACGTGTGTTTTGGGACAACCCCGTCTCTTCTGAGGCGGGGTTATTTGTATTATGCAGTCGAATCGGGAGAAGAGAGGCGGTTGACGATCGTTGAGTACCCATTCTGTCATCGAATGTTTGGAAGGCATTCAGGCATCACGGCTGGGCAATATCCGCAACATTTATGTGTATCTCCCGCCCGGTTACCATGAGCATACAGCTCGGCGTTATCCGGTTCTGTACGTTCATGCAGGGCAGCGGGCTTTTGGTCCGTCCGGGCCAGGCAATGAAACATGGAATATCGATCAGGCAGCAGACGGTCTTATTTCTTCCGGGCAGATTGAATCACTGATTATTGTCGGCATTACGCATGTCCGTCCAGTCACGCACAACGAATTCTATCACTTCATCGCCCCGGAGAGAGAGGCCGTGAGTGTGGGATGCTCAGGCATCGCCTATGAGCATTTTATCATTCATGAACTCAAGCCGATCATTGATCATCGGTACCGGACGTTGCCGGACAAGGAGAATACCGGGCTGTTGGGTTCATCTGCTGCTGCACTTTGTACATTGCACATGGGGATGCGAAATCCGGATGTTTTCGGAAAACTGATCATGATGTCGCCATTCTATGTGGATGTGCAGCTGGACGAAACATCGGAAAGCGGGCTGTTGGAAGAAAACATGTATCGCTTGCCAGAAGAGGTACCCGACGTTCGGATGTGGATAGATATTGGAGACACGGAAGGCCTGTTTCTGCCTTCCCAGGTCAGAAGGGTAGCTCATCAATTACTTGAACGCGGAGTCAGAGCGGATGAGGAATTGGCATTTCTGGAACAGCCGGATGCCTGTCATCAGGAAGGTGACTGGGGAGCACGCGTTCATCTCCCATTACTATACATGTTCGGCCACGTAGGTAACCCCACCTCGCTTCAACTGCTTGGCAGGGATGTCATCGGACTACAGGGTGGAATGACCGTGTGTATCAATGCACTAATGCACTACGAGAGCGGATGGGTTCGGAGTCTGCTGCATGGAAATTATACTTCAAGTGACCCGGATGTAATCCAGGTTCGTTCGAATGGAGAACTGGTGCCTGTCGGTATTGGAAGTGCATCCATCACGCTGACTATGGGGGGACTGTCTGCTACACGCATCTATACTGTGGTTCCTGAATTGTCCACTCATGTGGAGGTCTGCATTCATGCAGAGGTAGCCTCAGAGGAAGGGACGCAGGAAACGATCTATGGTGGGATGGGCATGAAGCTTGTCCGTTCCGGTATAGGTCGATATGAAGGTTGTTACCGAGTTCCGCGTGATAGTGGATTCTCCTTCCGGTTTACTCGGGGTTTCCGCCGCTTCGAGACCGATGTGGATGGCAAACCTGTTGTCAATCGTGTATTTCGAGCGACAGATGATATGTCTGTACATTATTTAATCCAATCCTGGGGCAGTACGTCAGCCAAAACGGGAACAGGAGGCCCAAAATGATCATTCCTTCATTCGCTCCAGTGCTGGACATTCCCTATTATTATCCCTGCAATTTCCCTCTGATTCATGAAGTGCTCCATCAGCAAGGATCCATTACAAGTCTTGCACTGCTGGCGGCAAGCCGGTTGTACAGCCTTCCATCGTGCGGGGATAACGGACTGGTGAAGCCTTATTTTCACAAACTGGATTATGTTGAGCCGATCTGGGAGATGTATGGTCAGCGGGAGCTGGACAGCTTCGAGGAAGGCAAGGCGCAGATTAGGCAGCATATCGGCGATGGTGGGCTTTTTTTGGCTACAGGAACCAGTTATCATCTGCCTTATTGTGAGGATTATCAGAATCCCGAATACATTCGCAAACACGTGAAGCAAGGCTCCCGACTGCATCTGGTAGACCATTGGATTGCCGTGTATGGTCTGGAAGATGAGCATGTTCACGTCTATGATCCAGTGCCCTCCAA of Paenibacillus sp. FSL R5-0517 contains these proteins:
- a CDS encoding alpha-amylase family glycosyl hydrolase — translated: MFQMAKRVLLSTTLTLSLLAGGALPYLPASAIYADADTAVTNKQNFSTDVIYQIFTDRFLDGNPSNNPTGAAYDATCSNLKLYCGGDWQGLINKINDNYFSDLGVTALWISQPVENIFATINYGGVINTAYHGYWARDFKKTNPYFGTMADFQNLITTAHAKGIKIVIDFAPNHTSPAMETDTSFAENGKLYDNGNLVGGYTNDTNGYFHHNGGSDFSSLENGIYKNLYDLADLNHNNSTIDQYFKDAIKLWLDMGVDGIRVDAVKHMPLGWQKSWMSSIYAHKPVFTFGEWFLGSAASDADNTEFANESGMSLLDFRFNSAVRNVFRDNTSNMYALDSMITGTAADYNQVNDQVTFIDNHDMDRFKTSAVNNRRLEQALAFTLTSRGVPAIYYGTEQYLTGNGDPDNRAKMPSFSKTTTAFNVISKLAPLRKSNPAIAYGSTQQRWINNDVYIYERKFGKSVAVVAVNRNLSTPASIANLSTSLPTGNYTDVLGGALNGNNITSTNGTVSSFTLAAGATAVWQYTTSETTPTIGHVGPVMGKPGNVVTISGRGFGSTKGTVYFGTTAVTGAAIASWEDTQIKVTIPAVAAGNYAVKVAANGVNSNAYNNFTILTGDQVTVRFVINNASTTLGQNIYLTGNVAELGNWSTGTTAIGPAFNQVIHAYPTWYYDVSVPAGKQLEFKFFKKNGATITWEGGSNHTFTTPASGTATVNVNWQ
- a CDS encoding alpha/beta hydrolase-fold protein, which codes for MSTHSVIECLEGIQASRLGNIRNIYVYLPPGYHEHTARRYPVLYVHAGQRAFGPSGPGNETWNIDQAADGLISSGQIESLIIVGITHVRPVTHNEFYHFIAPEREAVSVGCSGIAYEHFIIHELKPIIDHRYRTLPDKENTGLLGSSAAALCTLHMGMRNPDVFGKLIMMSPFYVDVQLDETSESGLLEENMYRLPEEVPDVRMWIDIGDTEGLFLPSQVRRVAHQLLERGVRADEELAFLEQPDACHQEGDWGARVHLPLLYMFGHVGNPTSLQLLGRDVIGLQGGMTVCINALMHYESGWVRSLLHGNYTSSDPDVIQVRSNGELVPVGIGSASITLTMGGLSATRIYTVVPELSTHVEVCIHAEVASEEGTQETIYGGMGMKLVRSGIGRYEGCYRVPRDSGFSFRFTRGFRRFETDVDGKPVVNRVFRATDDMSVHYLIQSWGSTSAKTGTGGPK
- a CDS encoding MFS transporter — encoded protein: MGINPSSEPEVMGYQRGQAALQNAKTPRTLWRNVTFRRILYGYGISVFGDCFNGIAISLWVLQTTGSAKSMAAVQICNMAVSFLFGSVAGTVADRLDRRKLMLASDVFRGVMAVLIAISLFGWHAPFPVVLLLLSLSMFSSLFQAPAFHASVASMVGREHIQQATGTIHMVDNLARISGLAAAGVAVAAFGGFVAILITGATFLLSAVCVLMAGHFPEVQRSVSQQTTFVQEWRSSFGYIYRNRLIRSIVLLNPVLILFFMSAMMLVQVMAVKVWEANPVQFGLIETCIPLGYMMGSALLIASGKRLKRRGRWVFIGLIVLGPLYIFLANVSSPIMALPLIVGGGAMFACCTMLTQIMLRTAVPDELQGRVYGVVGTITSTAPILGLTVVSVLADQWGAASVLQGVGILLLATGILAATTLKSIRTYQ